In Girardinichthys multiradiatus isolate DD_20200921_A chromosome 10, DD_fGirMul_XY1, whole genome shotgun sequence, the sequence TTAATATTGATAATTGCCCTGTTCATCCTTCTCCTCAGGTAAAGACTCTGGGATGTTGTTCTTGACTGTCTTCTCTCATTTCAGTATCATATTACTTAAATCACCCAGTCTGCATACTTTCAAATATGTAACATTAATCAACTTTGTCCCTTCCTTACTCCCCATGCTGCTGCCATCCTTGCCTATTGCCTTATCACTTCCTGGATGGACTATTGCATCTCTTCTCTTTGGTCTCCCCAATAAGTCCCTACATAAACTTCAGCTTCTTCAGTACACTTATGAACAATTTTTTATTGTGGGTCTCACCCCTGGAATTGATACAACCCAAGTAGGTCCACGTGACGTGAAATGTACTGCGCCTAGGacaaacagcattttacatCCACAGAGATGACTTTGCATATAAGAGAAAAGAGATATAAGACATTCAAACTGATTATTTTTACACCTGTCATCCTGAACACACTGCATAACAAAGGAAATGCAACTGTTGGAAGCATATTAAATGTACTTACGTACACATACAGTAATACTCACGTTTACACAAGAATTACAATGGATATTTCAGTACCattcattttgaaaaaatagTCCACATAACTACATTAAACTGAACCTCTCCATTACAAACCACGAACAAGGCTGAAGTATTTTGAGAATTAATAACACAATACACTCTGTAATAACCCTACATTGTTCTCACAAACAAGCGCAGAATTCATTGCCAAAGCAAACGCGAAAACAGAGATTTCTGCTGTACACTGTTTACTGCTGCCCTCCAAGGTGCTTGTTGAAGATGCCCTTGGCCACCTCGAGGGCAGCATCAGCTGCAGCAGGAATGTGGGGTTGGACACCAACTCCCTCCCAGGCTGGCCCAGCCGAAGTGTCAGAGTGGACCGTGGGGATGCTAAGGAAGATGTTGCTCTTGCCAACAGGGAAGACCTTCGGTGGATGGGAAGCCCCAGCAGTAGTCTCTCCAATTATCATAGCGCGGCCTAGTTTTTTCATGATGTAAACAAACTCCTCCGCAGCACCCGCTGTAGCCTTGCTGGTCAAGATGATGAGGCTTTTCTTGGAGCCATACCGTATGCCTGAAGGACAGGATGAGATGACGTTAGAAACCTTTTAGTCAACTTCCTTTGGAAAGGAGCTTCTGTGTATCAAAGCTCCTGCTTGCATTAATTTTAATGCTGAAATGGTTGCCAACATTCACTCTTATAAAAATCTGTTGTCCTTTTATTACCAGTGAGCTCGGGCAGAGTTAGCAACTCAGTGGTGGTCCCAGATGTCCTATCGTAGAGTTTGTCCAAAAGGATCTGCTTGTCCCCATCGAAGAAGTAAGAGCAGAAACCCGCAATGGCTGTAGTTGGTCCACCAAGGTTGTTCCTGCAAGTCCAAAGAGAACCAAAcctaaaaaaacactttttttgtttctgaactTTTGATTTTTACACAACAGAGTAAGGCAATATTTTACTGAAACTCTTTAGTAGAGAATAATTCAGTTATCTTTGTTGAGATGCTAAGGAGGTGTAGATGTCAAGATACATCATCAATCACTAGACAAGCTGAATAATTTCAGCAGCAATTTGATCACCAAGAGTAAGAAAACTCACCTCAGATCAATGATCATAGCATCTGTGTTTACAACTTTGTTCCAGACGTGCTCCACAATAATCTGGGCAATGGCCTTGACTTCTTCGAAGTCTCCGAACATGTCAAATCGCAGATAGCCGATATTGTTTTCAAATACATCGGTGTGGAAAGAGATTTTAATCAGCTCAATGTACATCTCTGGAGAATATTCCTGCAGAGTGAAAACCAAACAGGCATTTGCATcgcaaaatacattaaaatagcTGTAAGTATATTTGCCTGATGATGCTTCCAGATTGATCATGTTTATAGAAAATTATGTACTCCATAAACTGCTAACTTATTATTTAAACACAATTAGGTTTCAGCTGACTTCATTTGGGAAAAATTACCCCAAAACTGTAATCTTTCTGTCTATCTTTTTCAACAGAACCTTTGACAATATTTGagtaaaacaacaaatgaaaaaaactctTACCATTGGTGGTAGGGCTGGGGTGTTGGTGGTGGTCTTTAGGCTCTTGTCGCCGGAAATCATCTTCAGGTCAGCTGAGAGCTTTGTCTCCAGATCTTCTTGACAAACAACTGTGCTGAATTCCTCATTTGCCAGGAGTTCTCTCAGCTTCTCTGCAACATCCATCCCAACACTTTTAGAGGCATAATTGTTGGCAATCAAGCTGGCTGATTCCTCAATGATGGCTGGAACTTGAACTCGGAGGTTGATAATCTTGATTGAGGTAGCAAGGGCATCCTCTGCACTGACTTCCACATCTGGGGTCACACCTGTGATCTCCCAGGTTGAGCCTGTAATGGGGTTGATGGACTTTGCAGTAGGAAGGGTAATATAGAAGTCAGTGTCGCCCACTTTGACTTTATCAACTTTCACTGAGCCCCCAGCAGTCTTCTCCCCAACAATGGTGGCTCTCTTCAGGCTCTGAAGGCAGTAGGCAACATCCTCAGCAATgtcctttgtgtttttgcttgtGAGGATAATCAGAGGCTTGGTTACACTGAATCTTTCTCCCAGTAGTGTCGACATAGACAGCAGCTTAGTGGTGGTGTTTGAGGGACGGTCGTAAATGCTGTCAATGTGAATTACAGGCTCAGCTTCAGTGAAGTAAGAGACTATATAGGGGATACCAGAGATGTCCCCGCTACTGGTGTAACGTAAGTCAAAGATCAGAGCTGAGGTGGGCAAGATTTTATTCCAGACAAGTTCTACAAGTAAAGGGCCAACCTTGTCAGCAACCTCCTCCCCGAGGATGTGATCAATTCTCAAGTAGCCAATGTTACCCTCCAGGATGTCAAGCTTGATAGATGACTGGAGAACAGCAACAAGCTGCTCAGCGGGCAGCGGAGGCATTTCCGGGTGAACCACAGGAACATAGTTTGGCTCATAAGAGACCTTCAGCCGTGGATCGCTCACTGTGGTTTGGACTCCATCGCTTAGGACGTTGGCCAGTAATTCACCCTCTGGGATGTTGAGAACCTCTGTGTTGCTTGTGGCTGATGCAATGTCCTCCTTCATACCCACCAGCTTCTCTGGTGAGCAGTAATTGTCCATGACAACTTTTGCCATGTCCTCAATAAGGCTGGGAGAAAATGAGgcatgcaaaaaagaaaaatcccccAGAAGCAGCAAAGATGCCACCAGAAAATAAGTCTTTGACATTTTTGTCTGAGAAAAAGTGAGTGTATAGGAAGTAGAAGTTTGTGAGCTGAACCTCCGTCTCAACATCGGTCCTTTGACCAGTGGCACTAGTTTGGCTGTGAGGTTTCTGATAACACGTTTATAAGAGGATTTACTCCACAATAAACCTCTAATCGCATTATCTGAGTGTTTGTGGAACAGAATAACAAACAAGCAATGTATGTGTAGTAATAAGAAGGTATTGGTAAGGATTCTGGCCTTTGCACAATGTAGTCTGGATGGCTATTTAAAGCTGCCTGTGCCAGGTAATCACTGTTTTATAAGTGAGAAATATCTAGAAGGGTTGTAAGAGTGCTAAAAACATTCATTATTCCTTGTTGAACCATTTGTTTGTATAAATGCAATttgaaaacatctgaaaatttGAGCCATTAACGTGTTGAATGAATTTTATAGTATGTTTAAGTTGTAAGCAgaagaaatgaccaaaaacctAAATTATAGGTCTGTTTGTTGTATTATAACAACAAAGAGAACTCATGAGTGAACTCATGAGTGACTGAATGATTGTAATCTGATAAATAGGTAagaaaactaatttaataaCTTTAGAGACCTAACAATCACTGTttaattttacacatttatttgcAGTAAAACAACTCGGCTGAGTTGAGGTGAAGagaacagaattattttagGTTTGTTGGGCTAGAGCTCCCTCTGCTGGTAATACTGGCATTGGGAAGCGCTCCCTGAACAGAAGTCAACAAATATACTTACCTAAACATGTGAACCCAAGAAATTACATTCAGTGAACAACGATGACAATAATTGGAGGAATAAGAGGAATTTATGACAAACAGTAAATACTGTTTATTAGCAAAAATAATAAGCAAAGTCTCttaaatcaaaccaaaatagTAACCAGAAGACAACTTCATTGGAACTGTTCTTTATTAACATTAATTGGCAAAAAGCTCAGCTAAATTGTTAACCGTTTTACATCTCAAATAAAGTCCAAGAAAAACATCTCTTTTTTTACAGATGATTTTTTCAGCTCTAGAGGCTTTTACCAACGGTAGGCAGACAGAatagaggggggggggggggggtgtcatttggcaaaggtcactggatccgggactcgaacccaggacggccgcatcgaggactatagcctctatatatggTGGCGGTTTAAGCTCTCTgcctagttatttatttattgaatcatttacttttgtaaaagcAGCGTTATGACCTGTCTAGGGGTGGTCAAGTTATTCATGCAAGATATTGTTGTAAATCGGAGTTCTtttattgggggggggggggtatatTGACTGGAACAGATTTTTTTAGGGGGTCATAACCCCCATAACTCAACGCAAATTACGCCCTTGCATATATACCCCATtgtatatataattttaaagcaataatttattttataactgATTTTCAAACCACATACTCCTGCAACATTGAGTaactcatttgtttgtttttatatcctGTCTTCTCCCTTTGTAGTTTTGGAGTAatgatgaacatttcattttgacCAAAAGTGGACACTCAGTGATGATTACACCTGAAAATATAATCAGCAAATATggacttaaaaaacaaacacataactTGCATAACCAATCTCCTAATTTTGACTGGCAAGACAGATCAAAATGTTTGTGAATTAATCACAATCTCAATCATAAACAACTTTTTAGGAGGACTCAGAACACTGATGCCTTAAATCTCACCATAAGTAAGAAAAGTCTTTCTCATACCTAACTTATTTGCTTTTCCTAAAGTGTTAAGATGACTAACTGTTCTCGTGCACATTATATACTATTGCTGGAATGCTCTTCTTGCCATTCAAAATTTCTTTGCATTAATTTATGTCATATACATGCTTGCATACCAAGACTGTTGTCAATGTACAGTGCTGTTGTCTAATGTGATACTTATGTTTCATAATTgaattataatataataaagtTTTGTAACAAATACAACTATTCAAACATATAATGGGTTAAACATGAAACCTTTGAAAAAATTGTCTGATTGCTAAAGTTGTCAGGTTCACAGTTCTTCCTTTTTGATATGAAgacatacactcactggccactttattaggtacacctgtccaactgctcgttaacgtaaatttctaatcagccaatcacatggcagcaactcaatgcatttaggcatgtagacatggtcaagacgatttgctacagttcaaaccgagcatcagaatggggaagaaaggtgatttaagtgactttgaacgtggcatggttgttagtgccagatgggctggtctgagtatttcagaaactgctgatctactgggattttcacgcaccaccatctctagggtttacagagaatggtctgaaaaagagaaaatatccagtgagcggcagttctgtgggcggaaatgtcttgttgatgccagaggtcagaggagaatggccagactggttaaAGGTGATAGAAagacaacagtaactcaaataaccacttgttacaaccttgcagaagagcatctctgaatgcacaacacgttgaaccttgaggcggatgggctacagcagcagaagaccacaccgggtg encodes:
- the rbp3 gene encoding retinol-binding protein 3, whose amino-acid sequence is MLRRRFSSQTSTSYTLTFSQTKMSKTYFLVASLLLLGDFSFLHASFSPSLIEDMAKVVMDNYCSPEKLVGMKEDIASATSNTEVLNIPEGELLANVLSDGVQTTVSDPRLKVSYEPNYVPVVHPEMPPLPAEQLVAVLQSSIKLDILEGNIGYLRIDHILGEEVADKVGPLLVELVWNKILPTSALIFDLRYTSSGDISGIPYIVSYFTEAEPVIHIDSIYDRPSNTTTKLLSMSTLLGERFSVTKPLIILTSKNTKDIAEDVAYCLQSLKRATIVGEKTAGGSVKVDKVKVGDTDFYITLPTAKSINPITGSTWEITGVTPDVEVSAEDALATSIKIINLRVQVPAIIEESASLIANNYASKSVGMDVAEKLRELLANEEFSTVVCQEDLETKLSADLKMISGDKSLKTTTNTPALPPMEYSPEMYIELIKISFHTDVFENNIGYLRFDMFGDFEEVKAIAQIIVEHVWNKVVNTDAMIIDLRNNLGGPTTAIAGFCSYFFDGDKQILLDKLYDRTSGTTTELLTLPELTGIRYGSKKSLIILTSKATAGAAEEFVYIMKKLGRAMIIGETTAGASHPPKVFPVGKSNIFLSIPTVHSDTSAGPAWEGVGVQPHIPAAADAALEVAKGIFNKHLGGQQ